A region from the Fusarium musae strain F31 chromosome 1, whole genome shotgun sequence genome encodes:
- a CDS encoding hypothetical protein (EggNog:ENOG41~BUSCO:EOG092610QT) yields MLVTKHAAELCALLVNDLHGELPSRILNALLIKGRSTIAQLAQHTSLTPRYLRNGIAVLIQQNLLYHHTDPNTDITYYQADADACYNLVRSGKILDVIENQYGIAERELAQTLMQLGHARIADLSQAFGSRAPKLNGHANGEHKTHDGLIESESHLNSVLVRLIRAEIVETVRPESFRNPKDVYREIEDEVTKPRPGEKVTKGKIEAQREVIERSRTYRDQPKTLKRQLDMSGGPKPKRRKLVNGATQNGHAYDAPKLNPNVVIKINYERCLVELRNQRLAELATEMLGEVTGEVYRAVLDLLTSDFSRCQSDPLLDEVTPGQQPAVTTIDIFEHLDENINVQNGIGKTPREKIDSQSAERIRETAPESDDDSDDSDAGPPGRRKAFDVDDEVDEWAGDNHEGTANGEQENRVRFEDTTNGNETRISQMRRHLLLLAESKYPFIRHCGMYGRGQWTVDFGRLVGKLREIELDAIIEQSHGRHGLRLTRILREKGKLDEKMLPAAALMKKGDVQGKMLAMQMAGIVDVQEVPKDSSRLANRTLFFWYFDKERTQTQALDDIYKAMLRCLQTLEVERHKERNILSFVERKDVQGKEEEVMTTEHYNKYNRHLGVQDKLLGQVMRLDELVSVLRDY; encoded by the exons ATGCTCGTT ACAAAACATGCCGCTGAGCTTTGTGCTCTCCTAGTCAATGATCTTCATGGCGAACTTCCTTCG CGAATCTTGAATGCACTGCTCATAAAAGGCCGGTCGACCATTGCGCAACTGGCCCAACATACATCTCTCACACCGCGATACTTACGAAATGGTATCGCTGTTCTGATACAGCAAAATCTTCTTTACCACCACACAGACCCTAATACCGACATCACGTACTACCAAGCCGATGCTGACGCCTGTTACAACCTCGTACGATCAGGGAAGATCTTAGATGTGATTGAAAACCAATACGGCATCGCGGAGCGGGAACTCGCCCAGACTTTGATGCAGCTGGGTCACGCCCGAATCGCCGATCTTTCTCAAGCTTTCGGGTCGAGGGCGCCTAAGCTCAATGGACATGCTAACGGTGAACATAAAACCCACGATGGTCTCATCGAGTCAGAAAGTCACCTGAACTCTGTCCTTGTTCGCCTGATTCGAGCAGAAATCGTCGAGACTGTTCGGCCCGAAAGCTTCCGGAACCCTAAGGATGTCTATCGTGAGATCGAAGACGAAGTCACCAAACCTCGACCAGGCGAAAAGGTCACCAAAGGAAAGATCGAGGCTCAACGCGAGGTCATCGAACGCTCTAGAACATATAGAGACCAGCCCAAGACTTTGAAGCGTCAGCTTGACATGAGCGGGGGTCCCAAGCCAAAGAGACGGAAACTTGTTAATGGAGCAACGCAAAATGGTCATGCATACGATGCTCCAAAGCTGAAC CCCAATGTGGTGATCAAGATAAACTATGAAAGATGCTTGGTTGAGCTGCGGAACCAGAGACTTGCAGAACTCGCAACAGAAATGCTTGGCGAAGTCACTGGTGAAGTTTACCGCGCAGTGCTCGATCTCTTGACCTCAGATTTTTCGAGGTGCCAGTCTGACCCGCTACTCGATGAAGTGACTCCTGGACAACAACCAGCTGTGACAACTATCGACATATTTGAGCACCTGGACGAAAATATCAACGTCCAAAATGGGATTGGCAAAACTCCAAGAGAAAAAATTGACTCACAGAGTGCTGAACGGATCAGGGAAACAGCGCCGGAGTCAGACGACGATTCTGACGATTCAGATGCCGGTCCTCCCGGTCGAAGAAAGGCGTTTGACGTTgacgatgaagttgatgaatgGGCTGGCGACAACCATGAGGGTACAGCTAATggggaacaagaaaacagaGTAAGATTTGAAGATACTACGAATGGAAACGAGACCCGAATCTCCCAGATGcgccgtcatcttcttctcctcgcggAAAGCAAGTATCCGTTCATCCGTCACTGTGGGATGTACGGCCGTGGGCAATGGACAGTGGACTTTGGTCGCCTCGTAGGCAAGCTGCGGGAAATCGAACTGGACGCTATTATTGAACAATCCCACGGTCGCCATGGTCTACGCTTGACCCGCATTCTTCGAGAGAAGGgcaagcttgatgagaaaATGCTTCCAGCCGCCGCGCTCATGAAGAAGGGTGACGTGCAAGGCAAAATGCTCGCGATGCAGATGGCAGGTATAGTGGATGTTCAAGAAGTGCCCAAAGATAGCAGCCGACTTGCCAATCgaaccctcttcttctggtatTTTGACAAAGAGCGAACCCAAACACAGGCACTGGATGACATTTACAAGGCTATGCTCCGATGCCTTCAAACCTTAGAGGTGGAGCGCCACAAGGAACGAAACATTCTTTCGTTTGTTGAGAGGAAGGACGTGCAAGgcaaagaagaggaggtcATGACCACAGAGCATTACAACAAATACAACAGGCATCTGGGAGTGCAGGACAAGCTTCTCGGTCAAGTCATGAGGCTAGATGAGTTGGTATCTGTGCTTCGTGATTACTGA
- a CDS encoding hypothetical protein (BUSCO:EOG09262HQM): MPVPKKDGIAGGGSGGKQNGGRAAFRTDTAISKNRFGNERVLQPWVPDSNDSFNGSLEKSSGSGNWDQFAENERLFGLKTNYDENFYTTAIDKNHPEYRERIAAADRKAREIERSAPTTAHVAEERIMDYVGGDDGGDEEDKYSGVRRQDFPPLSAGRENKYTPPAKRAPAAQSSVKGAPIDPAIISSQIKAPPKKQALSASEESKVQSSDAIKNGSIPKTDAPKAPTEVKVTEPSINESKPATGKGAETKPSDTAKAAPAPGSQAAPTPSATSTVEHDVLKEFKTFASQQRQNAEKARSNKAKQDKEVKLTELKKFANSFKLSTPVPTDLVSIIAKDPLKQQEIQAKAIKNAEEVAKAKATAVTKEKAVPSKDSQAKVSGQGAAAGASAPPSDTRAARGPVGAQPTPVAGGQPRHPGARQQYAQQPYHGQQYRNNRPHVPPQQQTGTLAQRLRNVEQQKYSQPPAAHQGHTPSQETRAPPTGPASGVEAGYNRRLSGNPSHMGAKLNPNSHEFRPSPFAAAFNPNSHASATSSPRSAANNVDAPASSGVSDGQLIRRKTKAIDVKKCYILSHIQTLTPPQGRNWDENAGLRPSFDTLPTWRQLQDNEKPESTMHLTYKEYFERQPFGGPALATPNPQHVVPQIPHQHQLPFHLQQGANMAPRGSPHMPPMQMHTPQHGHVPHPPYGNDDHRMMHSNSAQSFASPRLGNVPVAYNSPQVPYNQAVFMGPGTPQMNQFRNFSNNHQYMSPQQGQMGGPLMMPQQFIPGPQGMVPGPQMMYPGGHPQFMPPSGPQPVPGVNGYPSPGRPAAPMMAHQGSQQGQPMYGMSPNVQYNQPVFNPGQQGGPMRGGYSSPVPQHFGTSPQQGHQYGGQHRGGNAYSKGYGGQGTHQTPQANHAVPATSHPRPSEASEEAK, translated from the exons ATGCCCGTTCCGAAGAAGGATGGAATAGCTGGTGGGGGGTCTGGGGGCAAACAGAATG GAGGCCGGGCTGCATTCCGAACCGATACTGCCATCTCCAAAAATCGATTCGGTAACGAGCGGGTTCTTCAACCTTGGGTCCCCGATTCGAACGATTCTTTCAATGGTAGCCTTGAGAAGTCTAGCGGTAGCGGTAATTGGGACCAGTTCGCCGAGAACGAGAGGCTCTTTGGACTGAAAACCAATTACGATGAGAACTTCTATACTACTGCTATTGACAAAAACCACCCAGAATACAGAGAGAGGATAGCTGCAGCAGATAGGAAGGCGCGCGAAATTGAACGCAGCGCGCCCACTACTGCTCACGTGGCTGAGGAACGTATCATGGACTACGTCGgcggagatgatggaggtgatgaagaggacaa ATACAGCGGTGTTCGGCGTCAAGACTTCCCGCCTCTGTCTGCTGGGCGTGAGAACAAGTACACTCCACCAGCCAAGCGGGCACCCGCGGCTCAATCTAGTGTCAAAGGCGCCCCTATTGACCCTGCAATCATTTCTTCCCAGATCAAAGCACCGCCCAAGAAACAGGCTCTGTCAGCCTCTGAGGAGTCCAAGGTTCAGTCCTCCGACGCTATCAAGAACGGATCAATTCCGAAAACCGATGCGCCGAAGGCTCCGACAGAAGTCAAGGTCACAGAGCCCTCGATCAATGAATCAAAGCCTGCTACTGGAAAGGGAGCTGAGACTAAGCCAAGCGACACCGCCAAAGCTGCCCCGGCTCCTGGAAGTCAGGCTGCTCCTACTCCCAGTGCTACCTCCACAGTTGAACACGATGTGTTGAAGGAATTCAAAACATTTGCTAGCCAGCAACGACAGAACGCCGAGAAGGCTAGAAGCAACAAAGCCAAGCAGGACAAGGAGGTCAAGTTGAcagagttgaagaagtttGCCAACTCTTTCAAACTCTCAACCCCAGTCCCTACAGATCTAGTCTCCATCATAGCCAAGGACCCCCTCAAGCAACAAGAAATCCAAGCTAAGGCTATCAAAAATGCCGAGGAGgtggccaaggccaaggctacTGCCGTGACTAAGGAGAAGGCTGTTCCATCAAAAGACTCACAGGCTAAAGTGTCTGGTCAAGGTGCCGCGGCTGGTGCATCTGCTCCTCCCAGTGATACCCGAGCAGCCCGTGGTCCTGTCGGTGCTCAGCCTACACCTGTAGCCGGGGGACAACCTCGCCATCCTGGTGCTCGCCAACAGTATGCTCAGCAGCCCTATCATGGGCAGCAATATCGAAACAACCGTCCCCATGTGCCTCCACAACAACAAACTGGCACTCTGGCCCAACGATTACGCAATGTTGAACAACAAAAATACTCTCAGCCTCCTGCAGCCCATCAGGGACATACGCCCAGTCAGGAAACCCGTGCTCCTCCAACAGGGCCAGCTAGCGGTGTCGAAGCTGGCTATAACCGACGCCTCAGCGGCAACCCCAGCCATATGGGCGCAAAGCTGAACCCGAATAGCCACGAATTTAGGCCCAGCCCGTTCGCGGCTGCTTTCAATCCCAATAGCCACGCCAGTGCAACCTCGAGTCCTCGATCTGCTGCTAACAATGTTGACGCCCCAGCAAGCAGTGGCGTTTCCGATGGTCAGCTCATCCGTCGTAAGACAAAGGCCATTGATGTCAAGAAATGTTATATACTGTCTCATATCCAGACCTTGACACCTCCTCAAGGGAGAAACTGGGACGAAAACGCCGGCCTGCGCCCATCCTTCGATACACTACCTACCTGGCGGCAGCTCCAAGATAATGAGAAGCCTGAGTCAACGATGCATTTGACTTATAAAGAATACTTCGAACGCCAGCCATTTGGCGGCCCTGCGTTGGCTACCCCGAACCCTCAACATGTTGTCCCTCAAATTCcacaccaacatcaactaCCATTCCACCTCCAGCAAGGCGCGAACATGGCTCCTCGGGGCTCGCCTCATATGCCCCCTATGCAGATGCACACGCCTCAGCATGGTCATGTTCCCCATCCACCATATGGAAACGACGACCACCGCATGATGCACTCAAACTCAGCTCAGTCTTTTGCTTCACCCCGCCTCGGCAACGTGCCTGTAGCCTACAATTCGCCGCAAGTACCATACAACCAGGCAGTCTTCATGGGACCCGGCACGCCTCAGATGAATCAGTTCCGCAATTTCTCTAATAATCATCAATACATGAGTCCTCAGCAAGGTCAGATGGGTGGTCCATTGATGATGCCGCAACAATTTATCCCTGGACCTCAAGGAATGGTTCCTGGCCCGCAGATGATGTATCCTGGAGGACACCCGCAATTCATGCCTCCTTCTGGACCTCAGCCAGTCCCTGGTGTCAATGGCTATCCCAGCCCTGGTCGTCCCGCGGCGCCGATGATGGCGCACCAGGGGTCACAACAAGGCCAGCCCATGTATGGAATGAGCCCAAATGTGCAGTACAACCAGCCTGTTTTTAACCCAGGCCAGCAAGGTGGTCCAA TGAGGGGCGGTTATAGTAGCCCTGTGCCTCAACACTTTGGCACAAGCCCACAGCAGGGCCACCAGTATGGCGGGCAGCACCGAGGCGGCAATGCCTATAGCAAAGGATATGGCGGTCAAGGAACGCACCAGACCCCCCAAGCTAACCACGCTGTGCCTGCCACCAGCCATCCTCGACCTTCGGAGGCTTCAGAAGAAGCCAAATAA
- a CDS encoding hypothetical protein (MEROPS:MER0003544): MISRSSLARTAQQAARQACRVQRRTYAAAASTGSYETSDVTGLKVASRDAHGPTTTLAVVAKAGTRYQPLPGLSVGLAEFAFKNTQRRSALRITRESELLGGQLASSHSREAVVVEASFLREDLPYFTELLAEVISLTKYTTHEFHEDVERVLHAKQAVLNADVAATALDNAHAIAFHTGLGSSLLPSSSTPYQKYLNEEYIASYADVAYAKPNIALIADGASPDSLSKWVGQFFKDVPSAPRSGQNLKTEATKYFGGEQRTSSSAGNSIVIAFPGSGYDSTKPEHAVLATLLGGQSTIKWAPGFSLLAKATAGTSGLTVNTSNLIYSDAGLLTVQLSGPAPSVRKGAEETVKVLKSIADGQASQEDVKKAAAYAKFNLLNQNQLRQPSIALAGSGIVNSGKPYDSAAIAKAIDGVSAESIKTAAKTLLEGKATVSTVGDLFVLPYAEEIGLRV, translated from the exons ATGATCTCGAGATCGTCCCTTGCGCGAACTGCGCAGCAGGCTGCCCGCCAGGCCTGCCGCGTCCAGCGACGTACCTACGCCGCCGCTGCTTCGACCGGATCATACGAGACCTCGGATGTGACTGGCCTCAAGGTCGCCTCGCGGGATGCTCACGGCCCTACTACTACGCTCGCTGTGGTGGCCAAGGCCGGTACTCGCTACCAACCTCTTCCTGGCCTTTCTGTTGGCCTTGCCGAATTTGCCTTCAAG AACACCCAGCGACGATCTGCTCTTCGCATTACTCGCGAGtctgagcttcttggtggtCAATTAGCTTCCTCTCACTCTAGGGAGGCTGTTGTCGTCGAAGCTAGCTTTCTCCGCGAGGATCTGCCTTACTTCACCGAGCTCCTCGCTGAGGTCATCTCTCTGACCAAGTATACCA CTCACGAGTTCCACGAGGATGTTGAGCGTGTTCTCCACGCCAAGCAGGCTGTCCTCAACGCCGACGTCGCCGCCACTGCTCTCGACAACGCCCACGCTATCGCCTTCCACACTGGTCTCGGCTCCTCCCTCCTCCCCAGCTCCTCCACTCCTTACCAGAAGTACTTGAACGAGGAGTACATTGCTAGCTACGCCGACGTTGCTTACGCTAAGCCCAACATTGCTCTTATTGCCGACGGTGCCTCTCCCGATTCTCTCTCCAAGTGGGTTGGCCAGTTCTTCAAGGACGTGCCTTCTGCCCCTCGAAGTGGCCAAAATCTCAAGACGGAAGCCACCAAGTACTTTGGTGGTGAGCAACGAACAAGCTCTAGTGCTGGCAACTCTATTGTTATTGCTTTCCCCGGCTCCGGTTACGACTCTACCAAGCCGGAGCACGCTGTGCTGGCTACTCTCCTTGGTGGTCAGTCCACCATCAAGTGGGCTCCTGGCTTTAGCCTCCTGGCCAAGGCCACTGCTGGTACCTCCGGTCTTACTGTCAACACCTCCAACCTAATCTATTCCGATGCTGGCCTCCTTACTGTTCAGCTCAGTGGTCCTGCTCCCTCTGTCCGTAAGGGTGCTGAGGAGACTGTTAAGGTGCTCAAGAGCATAGCAGATGGCCAAGCGAGCCAGGAGGACGTCAAGAAGGCCGCTGCCTACGCCAAGTTTAACCTTCTGAACCAGAACCAGCTCCGCCAACCCAGCATCGCCCTTGCTGGCTCTGGTATCGTCAATAGCGGCAAGCCTTATGACTCTGCTGCCATTGCCAAGGCTATCGATGGTGTCTCCGCTGAATCCATTAAAACT GCTGCCAAGACTCTCCTTGAGGGCAAGGCCACCGTTTCAACTGTCGGTGATTTGTTCGTGCTGCCCTATGCCGAGGAGATTGGTCTGCGAGTATAA